The proteins below are encoded in one region of Effusibacillus dendaii:
- a CDS encoding electron transfer flavoprotein subunit alpha/FixB family protein has translation MGKNVLVFAEVREGQVRNVSLESLAAAARIADGGEIGAVLFGTGIAAHADQLARYGAQKVYLVEEEQFNFYLNETYTYAFEQVIKQVRPDAILLGHTATGRDLAARIAGRLNLGLVSDCTDVALTDEDVIFTRPIYAGKAFARKKITDGTIFATIRPNNIPLPEPDMSRQAETVHLKVESKNLQTVVKEIVKNTAGTVDLTEAKIIVSGGRGVKSAEGFKPLRELAAVLGAAVGASRGACDQQYCDYSMQVGQTGKVVTPDLYIACGISGAIQHLAGMSNSKIIVAINTDPEAPIFKVADYGIVGDLFEVVPLLTEEFRNILGKPEITIG, from the coding sequence GTGGGAAAAAACGTGCTTGTATTTGCCGAAGTAAGGGAAGGGCAGGTCCGTAACGTTTCGTTGGAATCGCTTGCTGCAGCCGCAAGAATAGCAGATGGAGGAGAAATCGGAGCCGTTCTTTTCGGGACGGGAATTGCGGCTCATGCGGACCAATTGGCTCGCTATGGAGCCCAAAAAGTATATCTGGTCGAGGAGGAGCAGTTTAATTTCTATTTAAATGAAACTTACACCTATGCATTTGAACAGGTCATCAAGCAGGTTAGGCCGGATGCCATTCTGCTCGGTCACACGGCAACCGGTCGTGATCTGGCGGCCCGTATTGCAGGCAGGCTGAATCTCGGGTTAGTGTCTGATTGTACGGATGTGGCGCTTACTGATGAAGATGTGATCTTTACTCGCCCCATCTATGCGGGAAAGGCGTTTGCCCGGAAAAAAATTACCGATGGAACAATATTTGCCACCATTCGCCCCAATAACATTCCTTTGCCGGAGCCTGATATGTCGCGCCAGGCAGAGACGGTCCATTTAAAAGTCGAGAGTAAAAATCTGCAGACAGTTGTCAAGGAGATTGTGAAGAACACTGCCGGAACCGTTGACCTGACGGAAGCAAAAATCATTGTCTCTGGCGGGCGGGGCGTTAAAAGTGCAGAAGGATTCAAACCGTTGCGGGAACTGGCGGCTGTGTTGGGAGCGGCGGTAGGCGCATCACGGGGAGCCTGCGATCAGCAGTATTGCGACTATTCGATGCAGGTAGGACAGACAGGGAAGGTTGTGACGCCAGATCTTTATATCGCTTGCGGGATATCCGGCGCCATTCAGCATCTGGCTGGTATGTCCAATTCGAAAATTATTGTCGCGATCAATACCGACCCGGAAGCCCCGATTTTCAAGGTGGCTGATTACGGCATCGTCGGTGATTTGTTTGAAGTGGTGCCCTTATTGACAGAAGAATTTCGGAATATTTTGGGAAAACCGGAAATTACAATCGGCTAA
- a CDS encoding electron transfer flavoprotein subunit beta/FixA family protein, giving the protein MNIFVLLKQTFDTEEQVIIENGKVVEDGVRFVINPYDEYAVEEAIQLTEEYGGEVTVVSVGPGRVEEALRTALAMGADKAVLVEDKACFGDEYTTSKVLATVIRNRPFDLILCGQMAVDDGAAQVGTRVAELLAIPHVATAVDLEIRNGTATIKRESEGNIEIIEANLPLLVTCQQGLNEPRYPSLPNKMKAKKKPLERLTVTNLQMEGMELAPKTEMLGVHMTPPKAPGRILQGDVREQVKELAHLLHDERRVV; this is encoded by the coding sequence ATGAACATCTTCGTTTTGCTGAAACAGACGTTTGACACAGAAGAGCAAGTCATCATAGAAAACGGAAAAGTGGTGGAAGACGGCGTCCGTTTTGTTATAAACCCGTACGATGAGTATGCGGTGGAGGAAGCGATTCAATTAACGGAAGAATACGGTGGGGAAGTAACTGTGGTTTCCGTGGGGCCTGGCCGTGTCGAAGAAGCGCTTCGGACGGCATTAGCAATGGGAGCGGACAAAGCCGTTCTGGTTGAGGATAAAGCCTGCTTTGGCGATGAATATACAACTTCCAAAGTGCTGGCGACCGTTATCAGGAATCGACCGTTTGATCTGATTCTGTGCGGACAGATGGCGGTGGATGACGGAGCGGCACAGGTGGGGACGCGGGTGGCAGAATTGCTTGCCATCCCGCACGTGGCTACCGCAGTCGATTTGGAGATTCGGAACGGAACAGCAACGATCAAGCGGGAATCGGAAGGAAACATAGAAATCATTGAAGCGAATCTGCCTCTTTTGGTGACTTGCCAGCAAGGGTTAAATGAACCGAGATATCCTTCCTTGCCCAATAAGATGAAAGCGAAAAAGAAACCGCTGGAGCGTTTGACCGTTACCAATCTTCAAATGGAAGGGATGGAACTGGCGCCCAAAACGGAAATGCTGGGAGTCCACATGACTCCTCCAAAAGCGCCGGGCCGAATTTTGCAAGGGGATGTTCGGGAGCAGGTGAAAGAGCTGGCCCACTTATTGCACGATGAGCGGCGGGTCGTATAA